In Vicia villosa cultivar HV-30 ecotype Madison, WI unplaced genomic scaffold, Vvil1.0 ctg.001126F_1_1, whole genome shotgun sequence, one genomic interval encodes:
- the LOC131633470 gene encoding uncharacterized protein LOC131633470 → MVDFENLMAHDFKVKTAMLVQGWSKFFERLIGPVYPTLVKEFWTHATATSTAIVSFVLGHEVVVAKKMIRKLYGLDGLNGVTRALAGRTDWERVDLELFSSGTASPYTTDLKPPYRVWAKIILGSLYHRRPSSSATYVNQDQKYVLFCIRKGMRVNLPHILFQHLKTIVEESRDEERKKHPKLKKNSIPFGRMISDILTESGLLDTLRAEGSSHNLSATHGSILNAQSLRRMQLIEKVITPPIVFPHILTRRTRVVSFSHMFKEELEKSVKSLVKSCKKEKKLKIKVTEEGPDVKKAKKLNKSLGTANSDSVPNNNNSGQIPTKSLKIPRTSEQLQKLIDDIYHEDSSSFQTTSNPSPQKRPPPADNPSSSTTTKNHYHIISEPSLDPQPLNTVFLKSRLGIYSQPHPLLLQSHL, encoded by the exons atggtggattttgaaaatcttatggctCATGATTTTAAAGTCAAAACTGCAATGCTAGTACAAGGATGGTCAAAATTCTTTGAACGGTTGATTGGACCAGTGTATCCTACtttggttaaggaattctggaCTCATGCTACTGCTACTTCAACTGCTATTgtctccttcgtgttaggtcaTGAGGTTGTTGTGGCTAAAAAGATGATAAGGAAATTATATGGTCTTGATGGTTTAAATGGAGTTACTAGAGCTCTTGCAggaagaactgattgggaaaGAGTTGACTTAGAGTTGTTTTCTTCTGGAACCGCCTCTCCGTATACTACTGATTTGAAGCCTCCCTACAGAGTATGGGccaagatcattctgggatctctctatcacaGAAGACCGTCTAGCTCTGCTACCTACGTCAATCAAGATCAGAAGTATGTTTTGTTCTGCATTAGAAAAGGCATGAGAGTAAATCTCCCTCACATTTTGTTTCAGCATCTGAAGacaattgttgaagaatcaagggaCGAAGAACGTAAGAAGCATCCCAAGCTTAAGAAGAATTCTAtcccttttggaagaatgatatcAGATATTCTGACTGAGAGTGGTTTATTAGATACTCTAAGAGCAGAAGGCTCTTCTCACAATCTGTCTGCTACTCATGGGAGTATTCTTAATGCTCAGTCTCTTAGAAGAATGCAGCTGATTGAAAAGGTGATCACTCCTCCAATAGTGTTTCCACATATTTTAACCAGAAGAACTCGTGTTGTTAGTTTCTCTCatatgttcaaagaggagctagaAAAATCTGTTAAAAGCCTTGTGAAGTCTTGC aagaaagagaagaagctgaaaATAAAGGTTACAGAAGAAGGACCTGATGTTAAGAAAGCTAAGAAACTGAATAAGTCTTTAGGTACTGCTAATTCTGATTCtgtacctaataataataattctggACAAATACCAACAAAATCCCTGAAAATACCCAGAACTTCTGAACAGCTTCAAAAGCTTATAGATGATATTTATCATGAAGATTCTTCCAGTTTTCAGACTACCTCAAACCCTTCTCCTCAGAAAAGACCACCTCCTGCTGATAATCCATCTTCTTCCACAACCACTAAAAATCATTACCATATTATTTCTGAACCTTCTCTTGACCCCCAACCTTTAAATACTGTTTTTCTCAAATCCCGTCTGGGAATATATTCTCAACCACATCCATTACTTCTGCAATCTCACCTttaa